The Cydia strobilella chromosome 16, ilCydStro3.1, whole genome shotgun sequence genomic sequence cagttatttaatttaatttgtcatTAAAATACTGAaccaaataatatttaaaaaatcaaacaaaaaatatgtattaagttcgtaaaaaaataaataaatagttatattattGCAATGAAATCTCACTTGTGTGTCCATTGTAAATTTCAAAATGCATTAATTTCTGTCCAGCTCGATTCCTGGCTTTCCTCATGGCGGCAGATGCCTCTTTTGATCGTCCAAAACCAAATCCAGCCAGTCCTTGTTTGTTACCAGTTACCACCTAAATGATAAAGAGTTTTTAATAATACAATcagttaaaagaaaaactaGAATTATGGTGCAGTCACACTATGTTGTTCAGTGCCTGACAACCTTATACTTTGCATTTGgcaactgaaataaaaaaataaaataaaattcatttatttcggacaattcggaatccatatatcacaatttacataacaaatataaaatattaaaatgaaaattagaattaaaatacaattaaaaaaattagaattaaaattatagcATTGTTAAAATGGTCATTAACCCAGTTTAATGGCAccataaagataagataaagatagtttattattcaagtaggcatataacaatgcgcttatgaacgccaaataaagctacgcctgctctaaccctacacctctgcctcgagaagatttaaatttaacaaGTTTTACAGACCATTGCCTGGTAGTTCCTAGTACGGCCAAGACTTCCTTTCATAATAAGTAGTGAGCGAAGCTGGAGCACTTTGGTGTCAAAACCAACAAATTCATctggaataaatattataacattagagccgtaatttcaaaataatttgcaatcttaaaaaaaatacagctttGATATCAAGAatgaatcaatcaatcttttaaataaatcgTATGTGTATGTAATTGTGTAACATCTATACTCTTCTCATCTTTTTCAGTAAATTAAAGGTGAAAATTGAAGACTAAGTTAGTTTAattcttaaattttgttttacgtttattaataGTACTCTTAAGACATACATTTATACTCCGTTCCAGATAGTTATTAGACAGAaagcaaaaaatgtttttttataattcaaaaGTAACAAACACTTCTCAATTATTAGCTTCAGActtatactgttttttttttagattagaaTTTATCTAACCTCAtcaaaagtagtggtaattaactttttcttccgaaatgctagcgttcctatgatatctaatattgtggtacaataataatatgtaaatgaCACTATAATTCAGTCCATAGTTACTCAGATTTCATTTTGAAGGAAATAAGTTACCACTACTTTTGATATTATAAAATTTCTGAAGATGAAAATATTTCCACCAAATTTATTCACTAATAATTTTATGCAACTTacacataataatttataaataatacaatattctAATTGTAGCAGGGGTAGGAAACTAATACGTTCTAGCTTTTTCGGcttcgttcggctcagcatttgGCACAACTTTTGCGTGTATGACAACAGATAAGATAATACCCTGAATGTTGACAACTCTAAATAGCCGAAAAGGATAGTACCATACATAAAAAAGGGACAggatgattcgtccctgaattgCTGTCAAACtttggttttgtaggaagtttcctatTTGTACAGTggtattattacttattctatgaTTGTAGTTTACAATATATAGAGAAAGTTACCGCATAAAACACCTAAAGAGGCAGAGGTCAACAATGACAACAATGCTTGATGCCAGGTGTCATTTCTGTCACTGTCTACAATTTATTACAGGTTTAGAATATATGATATAATGATCTTTTATCTGGAATGAAGTATAGATTATTGACTGATAAAATGATGTTAAAACATACCTTCTCCAATTGGGTCCGGAGGTCCAATACTTCTGCCTGGCATGCGGGTGCCGGACCAACCTCTCTCAATAGGGCTAAGCTTTAGGCGGCGGAACTTAGTCATAGAGTCCCGAAGCTTAATGAGTTTATCCATCCTGAAtatgaaacaatttttaatgtggtaaaataacattttgaaaaaaaatatgtgaaaaaCCATGACATGGTGATTGGATTTTAACACAAAGCATTCATTCAGTTGTTAGACAATTCAAGGCTAACTTTAAAGATTTCCTTTCCTTTACCTTTCTGGGTCATCTGGCAGGCGTTGCTGTTTCAGAAGCTCTCTGCCGCGAATGACAGGGGCAGACAGACCAGGCCACAACATGTTGATCTTGCCCACACCAATCATCTGACCGCGGTTGAGATCACGAATCCTGATACGCCCCGTGCCCTTACCACGACCCTTTTTGGCACCAGGGTTACTTACTGAAGTTACTGACTTCCATAATTTCTCTGCAGGTACTGTAAGCATAAATCACAACCTGGTAAGTTCCGTTCATGCTAGTTGCTAAACAAAGCAATTTAAGACAAAACTCCGTTTTACTTACATTtgttgaagaaatttacacaagCAACTGATGTTGTGCCAAGATTCCTTTTGAGGTTAGCAGCGGCATTATTAACTAACAAAGGCGCTGGTTTGTACAGTAAGCTTATTGgcctatttaaaatatttcccaAACTAAGTAGTCTAGTAGTCATGATTGCAGTTTTActtcacaatattatttattttatataataaaagccATAGCCTGCATATCAGCAGGCTGACGGCTGACAGACACAGAACTGACACTACTGACAGTTCgttttgacgtttttttttgtttttgaacttttatggcctggatgcgagtcctttaagccaattCGTTTTGACGTATTAAAGGCGTTTTTTTAACCGTAACTTCCATTGGGTTCGGTTTTG encodes the following:
- the LOC134748654 gene encoding small ribosomal subunit protein uS5m-like yields the protein MTTRLLSLGNILNRPISLLYKPAPLLVNNAAANLKRNLGTTSVACVNFFNKLPAEKLWKSVTSVSNPGAKKGRGKGTGRIRIRDLNRGQMIGVGKINMLWPGLSAPVIRGRELLKQQRLPDDPERMDKLIKLRDSMTKFRRLKLSPIERGWSGTRMPGRSIGPPDPIGEDEFVGFDTKVLQLRSLLIMKGSLGRTRNYQAMVVTGNKQGLAGFGFGRSKEASAAMRKARNRAGQKLMHFEIYNGHTIFHDFYTAFGRTKIFVQKKNEGYGLSCHRAIKEICEAIGIKDIRAKVEGSKNLQHIVKAFFIGLLQQRTHQQLAEEKKLHLVEYRQENEYYPRVIASPSEVRTKEEIRKDETLDFIQYVMNDKLILRKKKFPRFYQTMPHYQIFLKKYEKFRNHEKIRKNLKVEYGEVKSFLTDKYPEEKTEEAN